A section of the Castanea sativa cultivar Marrone di Chiusa Pesio chromosome 12, ASM4071231v1 genome encodes:
- the LOC142619637 gene encoding serine/threonine protein phosphatase 2A regulatory subunit B''alpha-like → MDIDVVVDDVTLDPELLQLPEVSPTALKLSPLIAEELFSQWLSLPETGRLVKSLIDDAKEGASFNALANSFNANAAGSSSLPSMFPAGSAPPLSPRSSSGSPRISKQRSSPSSLGSPLKLIIEPVREIIPQFYFQNGRPPPVELKEQCLSRIDDHFNNHMDGFQIHEFRSVTKEICKLPSFFSSTLFRKIDTNCTGVVTRDGFIKYWVDGNMLTLDAATKIFKILRQPECKYLTQVDFKPVLRELLATHPGLEFLQSTPEFQERYAETVIYRIFYYINRSGNGRLTLRELKRGNLIAAMQHADEEEDINKVMRFFSYEHFYVIYCKFWELDTDHDFLLDKENLIKYGNHALTYRIVDRIFSQVARKFTSKVEGKMGYEDFVYFMLSEEDKSSEPSLEYWFKCIDLDGNGVITHNEMQFFYEEQHHRMECMALEPVIFEDILCQIVDMISPQREDYITLRDLKGCKLSGNVFNILFNLNKFMAFESRDPFLIRQEREDPTLTEWDRFAHREYIRLSMEEDGEDVSNGSAEVWDESLEAPF, encoded by the exons ATGGATATCGATGTGGTAGTAGATGATGTTACTTTGGACCCTGAACTATTGCAACTTCCCGAGGTGTCTCCGACTGCGCTCAAATTGAGCCCTCTGATTGCTGAGGAACTGTTCTCTCAGTGGCTTTCGCTTCCAGAAACTGGAAGACTG GTGAAATCTcttattgatgatgcaaaggAAGGTGCTTCCTTTAATGCCCTTGCAAACTCTTTTAATGCAAATGCCGCTGGGAGTAGTTCATTGCCTTCCATGTTTCCTGCTGGGAGTGCACCTCCACTTTCTCCAAGAAGTTCATCTGGTTCTCCACGCATATCAAAGCAGAGAAGCAGTCCCTCTTCTCTTGGCTCTCCtcttaaattaattattgaacCAGTGCGAGAAATCATACCTCAG TTTTACTTCCAAAATGGCCGTCCACCACCAGTGGAACTAAAAGAACAATGTCTTTCTAGAATTGATGACCATTTTAACAATCATATGGATGGATTTCAAATACATG AGTTTAGGTCGGTTACGAAAGAAATATGCAAGCTCCCATCGTTTTTTTCCTCTACACTTTTCAGAAAGATAGACACCAATTGCACTGGGGTAGTGACCAG GGATGGATTTATCAAATATTGGGTTGATGGCAATATGCTGACATTGGATGCAGCAactaaaatattcaaaattctaAGGCAGCCAGAATGCAAATACCTCACTCAG GTAGACTTCAAACCTGTTCTTCGAGAGCTTTTGGCAACCCATCCTGGGTTGGAATTCCTACAGAGCACACCTGAATTTCAAGAAAGATATG CTGAAACTGTCATATACAGAATATTCTACTACATCAACAGATCAGGAAATGGCCGTCTCACTCTTAGAGAGCTGAAACGAGGAAATCTAATTGCTGCCATGCAACATGCAGATGAGGAAGAGGACATCAATAAAGTCATGAG GTTCTTTTCTTATGAACATTTTTACGTTATATACTGCAAATTTTGGGAGCTTGATACGGACCATGACTTCTTACTTGACAAAGAAAACCTCATCAAATATGGTAACCATGCCCTAACCTACAGAATTGTTGATAGAATATTTTCACAG GTTGCAAGGAAGTTTACAAGTAAGGTTGAAGGGAAGATGGGTTATGAAGATTTTGTTTACTTCATGCTGTCTGAGGAAGATAAGTCATCTGAGCCCAGTCTAGAGTATTG GTTCAAATGCATAGATTTGGATGGAAATGGAGTTATTACCCACAATGAAATGCAATTCTTTTATGAGGAGCAGCACCATCGTATGGAATGCATGGCCCTAGAACCTGTGATATTTGAGGATATTTTGTGTCAAATTGTTGACATGATTTCGCCACAG AGGGAAGATTATATTACACTACGTGACTTGAAAGGATGCAAACTTTCTGGAAATGTTTTCAATATCCTTTTCAATCTTAATAAATTCATGGCTTTTGAAAGTCGTGATCCATTTCTCATCCGTCAG GAACGAGAAGATCCAACTTTGACAGAATGGGACCGCTTTGCACATAGAGAGTACATTCGGCTTTCAATGGAAGAAGACGGTGAAGATGTCTCTAATGGAAGTGCAGAAGTTTGGGATGAGTCACTTGAAGCTCCTTTTTGA
- the LOC142621288 gene encoding vacuolar protein sorting-associated protein 2 homolog 3 — MMNIFSKKPTAKEALRESKREMTNATRGIEKEIGALQLEEKKLVAEIKRTAKTGNEGATKILARQLIRLRQQIANLQGSRAQMRGIATHTQAMHAHSSVAVGMKGATKAMAAMNKQMAPAKQAKVIREFQKQSAQMDMTTEMMSDAIDDALDDDEAEDETEELTNQVLDEIGVDVASQLSAAPKGRIAQKTADAAGSSGADELEKRLAALRNP, encoded by the exons ATGATGAACATTTTCTCAAAGAAACCCACCGCCAAAG AGGCTCTTAGGGAGAGCAAGAGAGAGATGACAAATGCTACTAGag GTATAGAGAAGGAAATTGGAGCATTGCAATTAGAA GAAAAGAAGCTTGTTGCTGAGATAAAGAGAACGGCTAAAACTGGAAATGAG GGAGCAACCAAAATTCTTGCTCGCCAGCTAATCAGGCTTAGGCAACAAATAGCAAACTTACAGGGTAGTCGAGCTCAAATGAGAGGAATAGCAACTCATACACAG GCAATGCATGCGCATTCGTCAGTTGCTGTGGGCATGAAAGGTGCCACCAAGGCAATGGCAGCCATGAATAAG CAAATGGCCCCTGCAAAGCAAGCAAAGGTGATACGGGAATTTCAGAAACAATCTGCCCAGATGGATATGACT ACTGAAATGATGTCAGATGCCATAGATGATGCCTTGGATGATGACGAGGCTGAAGATGAGACTGAAGAGCTCACAAATCAG GTGCTAGATGAAATTGGTGTTGATGTTGCCTCACAG TTGTCAGCAGCTCCCAAAGGAAGGATTGCCCAGAAAACAGCCGATGCTGCCGGCAG TTCGGGAGCTGATGAGCTTGAGAAGCGGTTGGCAGCTCTTAGAAATCCATGA